In the genome of candidate division KSB1 bacterium, one region contains:
- a CDS encoding NAD-dependent epimerase/dehydratase family protein → MAYYLVTGGAGFIGSNIVEELLRRKHKVRILDNFSTGKRETVEFLINKASKLQNSNGKKTNGNGNSNLEVFEGDLRSYHIVREAVDGVDYILHQGALPSVPRSVGDPITTNEVNVVGTLNILNAAKEAKIRRIVYASSSSCYGDLAQLPKTEDMLPNPLSPYA, encoded by the coding sequence ATGGCATATTATTTAGTTACCGGCGGCGCAGGCTTTATTGGTTCAAACATCGTTGAAGAATTACTGCGAAGAAAGCACAAAGTACGGATTTTAGACAATTTTTCAACTGGTAAAAGAGAAACTGTAGAGTTCTTGATTAACAAAGCTTCAAAACTTCAAAATTCTAATGGTAAAAAAACCAACGGAAATGGTAACTCAAACCTGGAAGTATTTGAGGGAGATCTTCGTTCGTATCATATCGTAAGAGAAGCTGTAGATGGTGTTGATTATATTCTGCATCAAGGGGCGCTTCCCTCGGTTCCACGGTCGGTTGGCGATCCAATCACAACGAATGAAGTCAATGTGGTTGGAACTTTAAATATCTTAAATGCCGCGAAGGAGGCCAAAATCCGCAGGATTGTTTATGCTTCGTCCTCCTCTTGTTATGGTGATTTGGCGCAACTGCCAAAAACCGAGGATATGCTTCCGAATCCTCTTTCTCCGTACGCGG